A single Defluviitalea saccharophila DNA region contains:
- a CDS encoding FtsK/SpoIIIE family DNA translocase translates to MGKRPLIDKKKSSKSKTNKVKSPIGGALSQEIKGVLIFSISLFFGIGIYSHEAGFFGKLIHKFCVGVLGIGAYILPVLIGILGIFMMLKKLNTSNKLKILISFGMLFLLSTFVHILNVVNEPLEGMNAWLKIKHYYEIGDWDNGGLIGAVFGKVLVKTIGIYGSYVFIATLFIILLILLTGRSFVGDIISIYKWMAECITKLKGILDHYQMEQEEKRTRKNSQAKNKDNRSMPNIKIEDDEIVHTDNEPQEVKSSIVEPVEEIKVLDFAQKIEEKNQAKESQSENVQSSSYDDSVEMLSSINKPVDYQFPSIELLQANTYSITSNSKKKMLHNAKKLEETLASFGVEAKVVQINRGPTVTRYELQPSQGVKVSKIVSLADDIALNLAAAGIRIEAPIPGKAAVGIEVPNHEVQPVFLREVIEEEAFQKFPSKLAFALGKDIAGNSVVTDIARMPHLLIAGATGSGKSVCINTLIASILYKANPNEVKLLMIDPKVVELSIYNGIPHLMIPVVTDPKKAAGALNWAVQEMTNRYKLFAENNVRDIKGYNNLKRNENTDDQNPSEIMPQIVIIIDELADLMMTAPGEVEDAICRLAQMARAAGIHLVIATQRPSVDVITGVIKANIPSRLAFAVSSGTDSRTILDMVGAEKLLGKGDMLFYPVGSSKPVRIQGAFISDQEVERIVESIKQSGQAEYNQDIIEEITTVNNVSSGGEEVDEYLEQAIEMVIEKEKASISMIQRYLRIGFNRAARIMEEMEERGIVGPDEGSKPRKVLITKEEFEQMKLCSEPTSSNF, encoded by the coding sequence ATGGGAAAAAGACCATTGATAGATAAAAAAAAGTCATCTAAATCCAAAACGAATAAAGTAAAGTCTCCTATAGGGGGAGCATTGTCGCAAGAGATAAAAGGCGTCCTAATTTTTTCGATATCACTTTTTTTTGGGATAGGCATTTATAGTCATGAGGCCGGATTTTTTGGAAAGTTAATACATAAATTTTGTGTAGGTGTATTAGGGATAGGAGCTTATATCCTGCCTGTATTGATTGGCATCTTAGGAATTTTTATGATGCTTAAAAAACTAAATACTAGTAATAAGTTAAAAATACTCATATCTTTTGGTATGCTGTTTTTATTATCTACTTTTGTTCATATTTTAAATGTGGTTAATGAGCCATTAGAAGGAATGAATGCATGGCTTAAGATCAAACATTACTATGAAATCGGAGATTGGGACAATGGTGGATTAATTGGTGCAGTATTTGGGAAGGTTTTAGTTAAGACGATAGGTATATATGGCAGTTATGTTTTTATTGCTACTTTATTTATCATATTATTAATTTTATTAACCGGGAGATCTTTTGTAGGTGACATTATATCCATTTATAAATGGATGGCAGAATGTATCACTAAGCTAAAAGGTATTCTAGACCATTATCAAATGGAACAAGAAGAAAAGCGTACTCGAAAAAACTCTCAAGCTAAAAATAAAGACAATCGATCTATGCCAAATATAAAAATAGAAGATGATGAAATCGTACATACCGATAATGAACCGCAAGAAGTAAAAAGCAGTATTGTAGAACCAGTAGAAGAAATCAAGGTATTGGATTTTGCTCAGAAAATCGAAGAAAAGAATCAAGCAAAAGAAAGCCAATCAGAAAATGTGCAAAGTTCTTCTTATGATGATTCAGTGGAAATGCTTTCATCTATCAATAAACCGGTAGATTATCAATTTCCATCTATTGAATTATTACAAGCAAATACTTACTCCATTACATCTAACTCTAAGAAAAAAATGCTTCACAATGCAAAAAAATTAGAAGAAACTTTAGCAAGCTTCGGTGTTGAAGCAAAAGTAGTACAAATTAACAGAGGACCTACTGTAACGAGATATGAATTGCAGCCTAGTCAAGGGGTTAAAGTAAGTAAAATCGTTAGTTTAGCAGATGATATAGCACTTAATCTGGCGGCTGCCGGTATTCGAATAGAAGCACCTATTCCTGGGAAAGCTGCAGTAGGTATCGAAGTGCCGAATCATGAAGTACAGCCCGTATTCTTAAGAGAAGTTATTGAAGAAGAAGCATTTCAAAAGTTTCCGTCTAAACTTGCTTTTGCCCTTGGAAAAGATATTGCAGGGAACTCTGTTGTAACGGATATAGCCCGTATGCCGCACTTACTGATTGCAGGAGCGACGGGTTCAGGTAAAAGTGTTTGCATTAATACGCTTATTGCGAGTATACTTTATAAAGCGAATCCTAATGAAGTAAAATTGTTGATGATTGACCCTAAAGTTGTAGAACTTAGTATTTATAACGGCATACCCCATCTGATGATTCCAGTTGTTACAGATCCTAAAAAAGCAGCTGGAGCACTGAATTGGGCCGTTCAGGAGATGACCAATCGTTATAAGCTTTTTGCAGAGAACAATGTCCGAGACATTAAAGGATATAATAATTTAAAGAGGAATGAAAATACTGATGACCAAAATCCGTCAGAGATCATGCCTCAGATTGTAATCATCATTGACGAGTTGGCAGACCTTATGATGACTGCACCAGGAGAAGTAGAGGATGCCATTTGCAGACTGGCACAAATGGCAAGAGCAGCAGGAATCCATTTGGTTATTGCTACGCAAAGACCTTCTGTAGATGTTATAACAGGAGTGATTAAAGCCAATATTCCATCCAGGCTGGCCTTTGCCGTATCCTCCGGTACAGATTCTAGAACAATATTGGACATGGTAGGGGCTGAAAAACTTCTTGGAAAAGGGGATATGCTTTTTTATCCTGTTGGTTCTTCAAAACCTGTAAGAATTCAAGGAGCATTTATTTCCGATCAAGAGGTTGAGAGAATTGTAGAAAGCATAAAGCAGTCTGGACAAGCAGAATACAATCAAGATATTATTGAAGAAATCACTACGGTGAATAATGTATCCTCCGGCGGAGAAGAAGTAGATGAATATTTGGAACAGGCAATAGAAATGGTTATTGAGAAAGAAAAAGCATCTATTTCTATGATCCAACGTTATTTGCGTATTGGATTTAATCGTGCAGCAAGAATAATGGAGGAAATGGAGGAAAGAGGCATTGTAGGTCCTGACGAAGGAAGCAAGCCTAGAAAAGTCCTTATAACAAAAGAAGAATTTGAACAAATGAAATTATGCAGTGAGCCGACATCATCTAATTTTTGA
- a CDS encoding pitrilysin family protein, which yields MFRLKKLPNGVTIVSEKLPFVRSIALGIWVRNGSRHERIHESGISHFIEHMLFKGTKNRTSKQIADEMDRIGGQLNAYTTKEYTCYYFRALDNHIDQALDILTDMFLNSNFEEKEIEKEKGVILEEINMYEDSPEELVHDLMQKAVWEENPLGEPILGTTETIATFDHKTLKNFFNKRYRPENTVIAVAGNFDYDEMMDKIEQKFSNWDFNEKDDYEYTYPQYKAQILTKTKDIEQIHACLSFPGISSDSEDVYTLITLNTILGGGMSSRLFQKIREDRGMAYSVYSYPTNYNDTGLFTIYAGMNPSQTIEVLDLIIKEIQALKTNKIPPNDLSKTKEQLKSNYIMGLESTNSRMSSIGRSQLMLNKVRTPDEIIEKVDAVTEERVAVLIDKLFDFSNMSASIVGKLDSINLEEIKALCQLK from the coding sequence ATGTTCAGACTTAAGAAATTGCCCAATGGCGTTACAATTGTATCAGAGAAACTTCCCTTTGTAAGGTCTATTGCTTTAGGGATTTGGGTACGTAATGGTTCCAGACATGAAAGAATCCATGAAAGCGGGATTTCGCATTTTATTGAGCATATGTTATTCAAAGGGACTAAAAACAGAACTTCAAAACAAATAGCGGATGAAATGGATCGAATTGGCGGCCAGCTGAATGCTTATACGACTAAAGAATATACATGTTATTATTTTAGGGCTTTGGACAATCACATTGATCAGGCGTTAGACATATTGACCGATATGTTTTTAAATTCAAATTTTGAAGAAAAAGAAATTGAAAAGGAAAAAGGAGTTATCTTAGAAGAAATTAATATGTATGAAGATTCTCCTGAAGAACTGGTACATGATTTGATGCAAAAGGCTGTGTGGGAAGAAAATCCTTTAGGAGAGCCTATCCTTGGAACTACAGAGACCATTGCCACATTTGATCATAAAACTCTAAAAAACTTTTTTAATAAGAGATATCGTCCTGAGAATACAGTTATTGCAGTAGCAGGAAACTTTGACTACGATGAAATGATGGATAAAATTGAGCAAAAGTTTTCAAATTGGGACTTTAATGAAAAAGATGACTATGAATATACCTATCCTCAATATAAGGCACAAATATTAACCAAGACGAAAGATATTGAGCAGATCCATGCTTGTTTGAGTTTTCCAGGCATATCCTCAGATTCTGAAGATGTATATACTTTAATAACCCTTAATACAATACTTGGGGGAGGAATGAGCTCCAGACTATTTCAAAAGATTCGAGAAGATAGGGGTATGGCTTATTCAGTTTATTCTTATCCAACAAATTATAATGACACAGGGCTGTTTACTATTTATGCAGGAATGAATCCTTCTCAGACAATAGAAGTTTTAGATTTAATCATCAAAGAGATTCAAGCCCTTAAAACAAATAAAATACCCCCAAATGATTTATCTAAGACTAAAGAGCAATTAAAAAGCAATTATATTATGGGATTGGAAAGCACGAATAGTCGAATGTCCAGTATAGGAAGATCTCAATTGATGTTAAATAAAGTTAGAACGCCGGATGAAATTATTGAAAAAGTTGATGCAGTAACGGAAGAGAGAGTAGCAGTCCTCATTGACAAATTATTCGATTTTTCAAATATGAGCGCATCTATTGTAGGAAAATTAGATAGCATTAATTTAGAGGAGATTAAAGCATTATGTCAACTAAAGTAA
- the dpsA gene encoding dipicolinate synthase subunit DpsA, with translation MKFQKIKFAVVGGDLRQIKLSNFLAREGYEVRVFGFNGIDFEKNVIISTTLPDVVSNADIVIGPIPCSQENVTLYTKYYEKSILLEDVFKHISKDKVFMAGRITPEIQRIANRYDFKVVDLLAREELAVLNAIPTAEGAIQYAMENSEITLHGSHCLVLGFGRCGKVLAHKLKGLDAHLTVEARNPQDLAYIKSYGYQSLHLHDLKDKIGSYDFIFNTIPSLILDREMLKTVKKDCLIIDLASKPGGVDYNAASELGIKAILALSLPGKVAPESAALIIRDTIFNVYSEMGVIL, from the coding sequence TTGAAGTTTCAAAAAATAAAATTTGCCGTTGTAGGTGGAGACTTACGGCAAATCAAATTAAGCAATTTCTTAGCAAGAGAAGGATATGAAGTCAGAGTTTTTGGATTTAATGGGATAGATTTCGAAAAAAACGTAATCATTTCAACAACCCTTCCCGATGTTGTGTCTAATGCAGATATTGTAATTGGACCAATTCCGTGTTCGCAGGAAAACGTTACTTTATATACTAAATATTACGAGAAGTCAATTTTGCTGGAAGATGTGTTTAAGCATATTTCAAAAGATAAAGTTTTTATGGCAGGACGAATTACACCAGAGATTCAAAGAATTGCAAATCGTTATGATTTTAAAGTAGTAGATTTACTTGCCCGTGAAGAATTAGCGGTTCTAAATGCTATTCCAACTGCTGAAGGGGCAATTCAGTATGCAATGGAAAATAGCGAAATTACACTTCATGGAAGTCACTGTCTTGTTTTAGGATTTGGAAGATGTGGGAAGGTACTGGCCCATAAGTTAAAAGGATTGGATGCACACCTTACGGTAGAAGCAAGGAATCCTCAGGACTTAGCGTATATAAAGAGCTATGGCTATCAATCCCTTCATCTTCATGACTTAAAAGATAAAATAGGTTCTTATGATTTTATCTTTAATACGATTCCTTCTCTCATTTTAGACCGTGAGATGCTAAAAACGGTCAAGAAGGATTGCTTAATCATTGATTTAGCGTCAAAGCCCGGTGGGGTTGACTATAATGCAGCAAGCGAATTAGGCATCAAGGCTATTTTAGCCCTAAGTTTACCGGGTAAAGTCGCACCGGAAAGTGCAGCGTTAATTATTCGTGATACGATATTCAACGTATATAGCGAGATGGGGGTAATTTTATGA
- the dut gene encoding dUTP diphosphatase, whose protein sequence is MSTKVKVLIKQVPGSEDLPLPQYMTKQSAGMDLYASVETREILKKGQIKLIPTGIKIQLPKGYEAQIRPRSGLALKYGISLVNTPGTIDADYRGEIKVIMINFGDEDFIIQRGDRIAQMVINKIEEIEWIPVDELESSERKDGGFGHTGI, encoded by the coding sequence ATGTCAACTAAAGTAAAAGTTTTAATTAAACAGGTTCCTGGGTCTGAAGATCTTCCATTGCCCCAATATATGACGAAACAATCTGCAGGTATGGATCTGTATGCCAGCGTAGAAACCAGGGAAATATTAAAAAAAGGTCAGATTAAATTGATTCCGACAGGTATAAAAATCCAACTGCCTAAGGGATATGAGGCTCAGATCAGACCGAGAAGCGGATTAGCTCTTAAATATGGAATTAGTCTCGTAAATACTCCAGGAACAATAGATGCAGATTATCGGGGAGAAATAAAAGTTATTATGATTAATTTTGGAGATGAGGATTTTATTATTCAAAGGGGTGATAGAATTGCCCAAATGGTAATCAATAAAATTGAAGAAATAGAATGGATTCCTGTCGATGAGCTGGAGAGCAGTGAAAGAAAAGACGGAGGATTCGGACATACTGGAATCTAA
- a CDS encoding YlzJ-like family protein, with amino-acid sequence MIYSIIPEEVIFSDMQNENNSVDEYKEIEYKGYLLQVSLEKDNGFKIQRIISTDPYAYLNSEIQPGNIIYGNII; translated from the coding sequence ATGATTTATTCAATAATACCTGAAGAAGTAATTTTCAGTGATATGCAAAATGAAAATAATTCTGTAGACGAATACAAAGAAATAGAGTATAAAGGATACTTACTGCAAGTGAGTTTAGAGAAAGATAATGGATTTAAAATTCAAAGAATCATTTCTACAGATCCCTATGCCTACTTAAACAGTGAAATTCAACCCGGCAATATAATCTATGGAAATATAATCTAA
- a CDS encoding MtnX-like HAD-IB family phosphatase has translation MNKDFVFISDFDGTITEKDFYWHIIDKYLKEEGLNLYNRWRQGEFNNIEFISTIFQNIGQDENQIYKDIIEIPMDSYIKEFIDFIHSLNGEFVIVSAGSSYYIELFLRHYGINNIKVYSNYGVFKDNGIHLELDPTYEFYSERYGLDKKKVVKYLKEQYSKLYYAGDSTPDYEPSLLCDCRFAKGRLIQLYEKNEIEYIPFENFQDIRKIMEKQMKV, from the coding sequence ATGAATAAGGATTTTGTATTTATTTCAGATTTTGATGGCACCATAACGGAAAAAGATTTTTACTGGCATATCATTGATAAATATTTGAAGGAAGAAGGATTGAATTTATATAATAGGTGGAGACAAGGAGAATTTAACAATATTGAATTTATCAGTACAATTTTTCAAAACATAGGACAAGATGAAAATCAAATTTATAAGGATATTATAGAAATTCCTATGGATTCGTACATTAAAGAGTTTATTGATTTTATTCATAGTTTAAATGGAGAATTTGTTATCGTAAGTGCAGGCAGCTCCTACTATATTGAATTATTTCTTCGACATTATGGAATCAATAATATTAAAGTGTATTCGAATTATGGAGTATTTAAAGATAACGGAATTCATTTGGAACTAGATCCTACATATGAATTTTATTCTGAACGATATGGATTGGATAAAAAGAAAGTCGTTAAATATTTAAAAGAGCAATATTCTAAACTTTATTATGCAGGTGATAGCACTCCCGACTACGAACCCAGTCTTTTATGTGATTGTCGTTTTGCCAAAGGAAGACTGATTCAGTTGTACGAAAAGAATGAAATCGAATACATACCTTTTGAAAATTTTCAAGACATCCGTAAAATTATGGAAAAACAAATGAAAGTTTAA
- a CDS encoding ClpP family protease: MSNELTPNELEKKKSETTESIKEFGQMPLPEEKKASNKPKIHCLTIIGQIEGHITLPPQNKTTKYEHVIPQLVAIRDNDEIDGVLVVLNTVGGDVEAGLAIAEMIASLGKPTVSLVLGGGHSIGVPLAVSANYSFIASSATMTIHPVRMSGTVIGVPQTFEYFDKMQERIVDFVARNSHISQQRFKELMLDTGKLAKDVGTIVIGEEAVREKLIDEVGGLNEALNKLYELIDQAKTSKEENK, encoded by the coding sequence ATGAGTAACGAATTGACACCTAATGAATTAGAAAAAAAGAAAAGTGAAACAACTGAATCCATTAAAGAATTTGGACAAATGCCTTTGCCGGAGGAAAAAAAGGCTTCAAATAAGCCAAAGATTCATTGCCTAACCATTATAGGACAAATTGAAGGGCATATTACTTTGCCGCCACAAAATAAAACCACAAAATACGAGCATGTCATCCCTCAACTGGTAGCGATTCGAGACAATGATGAAATTGACGGAGTATTAGTGGTTTTAAATACCGTTGGAGGAGATGTGGAAGCAGGGCTGGCTATTGCTGAAATGATTGCATCCCTGGGAAAGCCAACGGTTTCTCTTGTCTTGGGAGGAGGACATTCCATAGGGGTTCCTTTAGCAGTTTCAGCAAATTATTCTTTTATTGCTTCCAGTGCAACCATGACTATTCATCCTGTACGTATGAGCGGTACAGTCATAGGAGTTCCTCAGACATTCGAATATTTTGATAAGATGCAGGAGAGAATTGTAGATTTCGTTGCAAGAAATTCGCATATTTCTCAGCAGCGTTTTAAAGAATTAATGCTGGATACAGGCAAACTTGCAAAAGATGTTGGTACTATCGTTATAGGAGAAGAAGCAGTAAGAGAGAAATTGATTGATGAAGTAGGTGGGTTGAATGAAGCCTTAAACAAATTATATGAGTTAATCGATCAGGCTAAGACATCAAAGGAGGAGAACAAATGA
- a CDS encoding dipicolinate synthase subunit B: MSSLKGVRVGFALCGSYCTYDTVLPEMQKLIDEGAEVFPIMSGNAYTTDTRFGKAQEHIDKIEKMTGKKIIKTIVEAEPLGPKNMIDILVIAPCTGNTVAKLANAITDTAVLMSAKTLLRNKKPVVIALATNDGLGMNMKNIGMLMNTKNIYFVPMGQDNYEKKPNSIVSDMSLILKTVQKALKGEQLQPVIIDLSK, translated from the coding sequence ATGAGCAGTTTAAAAGGTGTGAGAGTCGGATTTGCATTATGCGGATCCTATTGTACTTATGATACAGTTTTGCCGGAGATGCAAAAATTAATCGATGAAGGTGCAGAAGTGTTTCCGATTATGTCCGGCAATGCCTATACAACCGATACGAGATTTGGCAAAGCACAAGAACATATAGATAAAATAGAAAAAATGACAGGTAAAAAAATCATTAAAACCATTGTTGAAGCAGAACCCTTAGGTCCAAAGAATATGATAGATATATTAGTGATTGCTCCATGTACTGGCAACACTGTTGCCAAATTAGCCAATGCAATAACAGATACAGCTGTTTTGATGTCTGCAAAAACTTTACTTCGAAATAAAAAACCAGTTGTCATCGCACTGGCAACCAATGATGGTTTGGGAATGAATATGAAAAACATCGGTATGTTAATGAATACAAAAAATATATATTTTGTACCTATGGGTCAGGATAATTATGAAAAGAAGCCGAATTCTATTGTGTCAGATATGAGCTTAATTCTAAAGACAGTGCAGAAGGCTTTAAAGGGAGAACAGCTTCAACCAGTTATTATCGATTTAAGCAAATAA